Proteins from a genomic interval of Syngnathoides biaculeatus isolate LvHL_M chromosome 23, ASM1980259v1, whole genome shotgun sequence:
- the gtf2a1 gene encoding transcription initiation factor IIA subunit 1, with amino-acid sequence MASSANSNPVLKLYKTVIEDVINEVRELFLDEGVDEQVLLELKTLWESKLLQSKAVEGFHTEEQAALQAAQQQQQQQQQQQQQQQQQQQQPSQQQVQQGQQMTQPAQPQQVILPPQQQQAPQQQVIVPDSKILQHMTTTGMSAAATQAALALPTGVTPYPQLITSSGQFVQVLRAPNGAQYIIQQPPQSILLQQQMQPGSVQAPVIQQVLAPLQGGLPQNTGVIIQQPQIVLAPGNKVQGNTQVTQAAAMAPQPGQAAQVQQVQQAQGAVPQAQVQSQAQQAAPGQPQPPMMLQVDGAGDTSSDEDEDEEEEYDEDLEEEKDKDGGEDGQVEEEPLNSGDDVSDEEDQELFDTENVVVCQYDKIHRSKNKWKFHLKDGIMNLNGRDYVFSKAIGDAEW; translated from the exons ATGGCGAGCTCGGCTAACTCGAACCCAGTG cTTAAACTGTACAAGACTGTGATTGAGGATGTGATCAATGAGGTGCGAGAGTTGTTCCTTGATGAGGGGGTGGATGAGCAAGTGCTTCTCGAGCTGAAAACG CTATGGGAGAGCAAACTGCTGCAGTCCAAGGCAGTGGAAGGCTTCCACACTGAGGAGCAGGCAGCCTTGCAGGCtgcacagcagcagcagcagcaacagcagcagcagcagcagcagcagcagcaacaacaacaacaaccatcacAGCAGCAAGTTCAACAAGGGCAACAAATGACACAGCCAGCACAGCCCCAGCAAGTCATCTTGCCTCCCCAACAGCAACAAG CTCCCCAGCAGCAAGTTATTGTACCAGATTCCAAGATTCTACAGCATATGACAACAACAGGGATG AGTGCAGCAGCTACGCAAGCAGCTCTTGCTCTGCCGACGGGTGTCACACCCTACCCACAGCTTATCACCAGCTCAG GTCAGTTTGTGCAAGTTTTGCGTGCACCCAACGGGGCTCAGTACATCATCCAGCAGCCACCGCAGTCAATCCTCCTGCAACAACAAATGCAACCTGGCTCAGTCCAGGCTCCAGTCATACAGCAG GTCTTGGCTCCTCTACAAGGAGGCCTTCCTCAAAATACAGGAGTCATCATTCAGCAGCCACAGATCGTCCTAGCTCCCGGAAATAAGGTCCAGGGCAACACACAG GTGACACAGGCTGCCGCGATGGCACCTCAGCCCGGTCAGGCCGCACAGGTGCAGCAGGTTCAGCAGGCCCAGGGGGCAGTGCCACAAGCCCAGGTGCAGAGCCAGGCTCAACAGGCAGCCCCGGGTCAACCTCAGCCTCCCATGATGCTGCAGGTGGACGGCGCTGGAGACACCTCGTCAGATGAAGAcgaggatgaggaagaagagTATGATGAGGACCTGGAAGAGGAGAAAGACAAAGATGGGGGAGAAGATGGGCAGGTGGAAGAG GAGCCACTGAATAGCGGCGATGACGTCAGTGATGAGGAAGACCAGGAGCTGTTTGACACTGAGAATGTAGTTGTGTGTCAGTATGACAAG ATTCACAGAAGTAAGAATAAATGGAAATTTCACCTGAAGGACGGGATCATGAATCTTAATGGGAGAGACTACGTCTTCTCCAAAGCCATCGGGGATGCCGAATGGTGA